The DNA sequence GTCATTTTCTCATTAAGATATGCTGAATggatttcttgtttttatttaagTTACCTTAGCTTATATCATGGATACAAGGACGTTATGAGTTTTTACCGCATGTGTATATGTTTCAAATGGACTTTTACTTAGTCTTTGCCCTACGTTTTCTCTGACCTGTTTGGGAAAAATTGCAATGCAGAAAGCAGAGGCAGGAAACGAAAGAGTGAAACTCCAATTAAGGTGCACcatcattttgaattttaatgtgtATGGCACTGATTGTACACTTTGGTGTCTGATTTGCACTCTCATTTTAAGTAATATAGGGCACTAATTGAGCACCAGCAaatctttgaatttcatgtaaAATGTGCATTAGCATAAATTGTCATTCAAATTAGTTGGAATGGAAATATGTAACTTTTATCTCATATTTCCCGAGGGGTGAGATGAGGAGATGGTGCTTCTAAAGTCTTTTGGCTATATGGtataatttaattgattcgaGGTTTTGCTCACTGATAGGAAAAACCAGAGGTCCCTCCTGACAAGCTTGTCAGCATTCAGATTCCACCAACTCTAAGGAAGCAATTAGTTGATGATTGTGAATTTATCACCCATCTGGGCAAGGTAGtgctattattttatattatattagttttattTACAGAGTTGAACCCTTGTCTTAATTCCTTTACAAGCAAGTTGATATAATTGTTACTCAACACAATTTTTCTTCAAACAGTAGAAACCTTTTTGTCATTTTGAAATTATTGGACcggtatttttattcttattgtttTTTTTGCTGCAGCTTGTTAAACTTCCTCGCACCCCTAATGTGAATGACATAATGAAGAATTATTTTGATTACAGATTGAAGAAATGTGGCTCGTAAGTTCATGCTGAAGCACCCACCCTTAAGCATTATCTTTAAACATTTTCTGTTGGAAATCAGAGTGTGTggtgaattatttttattattatttcagaaTAATTTTGGTGGGAAATGGGTAGGTTGAGCAGTTTAGATGGTAGCTTTTGGTTTTTAACATGGTATTCaacactactactactactacaaaTAAAAGCCCTTGTTCTAGACACATTATAAATCATTACGCTTAGAAGTAGTCATCAAAAAGTGAGaatggtaatttttttttaattatgatatAGTTTTTTGTTGTTTAACACTCAAAAATCATGACTAAGTAGCAAGTTCCATCAAGATTTGTTTATTTGCCCTAAAATCTGCCTGCTTATTTTCTTCTGTCTTTTTGGCAAATTGAATTATTTTCTTGATTTATTCTGCACTTGACTTCTGGGGTGTTGTCTTTGTATTTTACTTACAGTGCTCTTATTGTTACTGTTTATTACTCTTATGTTTGACGTAGGATATCAGATTCAGTTGAAGAAATTTTGAAAGGATTGTGTTGTTACTTTGATAAAGCACTGCCGGTGAAGCTTTTGTACAAGAATGAGCGTCAACAGTACCAAGAAGCATGTCCTGATAATACCACTCCTTCCACTGTATATGGTGCTGAGCATTTGTTACGTCTATTTGGTATGCTCATCATCTGTGCTAGAGAAGCTTATCAATTATTTTGAATTATACATTTGTTGTCTTTGCAATGTGAGTTAAACAGAAAGGTATTATATTATGACCAATTATTTGGCCATCTGGCATGACTCCTGGAATCTTGACTCACTTCTACACCAGTTTGTAATGGAAACTTTCAAACATAGCCTTGCATTGCATAAGGGTTTATCATATTATCTCAGTTCTTATAAGTTTGCATTTTCCAAAACTTTATTATTAGAAGTACTAACTAATGATATGGGTTTCTAATGGCTGGTACGAATTTTCTAAATTTGAAGTTAAGTTGCCTGAGCTGTTGTCCCATGCTAGCATTGAAGAGGAGTCGATGACAGAACTCCAAGCCCAATTAGTTGACATTCTAAGGTATCATTGGTTTCTTCCTTGTTTGAAGTGAAATACTATATTTTCCTGGGGTTAACTAAGTATCCCTTTATGCTTCAGGTTCTTGCAAAGAAATCAGAGTACATATTTCCTTTCTACTTATCATGTCCCTGATGATATTGAGAACAGCACCAACAAACAAGGTGACTAGGGTTAGGGAGGGGAGGGGACTACGTAGGATTTATTGTGCAGAATACAGCAGAAATGCTGCCCTAATACGTGGCTGATCAAAATTATAGTGTTGTTATATTATATTCACTGCTGCTCTGTCTTGTAAAACCCAAAGTTTCAGGGTAAAAGAAAGAGTAACATATACTGAAGGAATATGCATATGCTGCTGAGTGCTGACCCTCATTTGTAGATTCAGTGATTCTGAAATTTGTATTAGTTTAGGTACAATTATCTTTAGTATTCTCTTGTATTCCATTCTTTTACGGTCAATTTTTCACAACGCTTTAGATTTTAAATCCACATATTGTACTATGAAATATCTTCCATTTGAATTGATTTGGGTTATTAAAAATTAGTCCCAGCCAAATGGGAACTGCGAAGGGACAAGGGAGAGTggaaaactgattttttttttttgggtcatggAGAGTGGAAAACTGGTACAATGTTGTGTGGGCCATTGGCTGCGCCTGAGAACTCAAGACTTCAACAATTAAGACCAACGTCACCACTCACCAGGTTGGCTTATACTATTTTTTCTTATTAGTGGATTGTATCTGCAAATGTTGCTATAGCCTATAGCCTGTAACATCAGAGCAAGTTTTTCTTCCAACTTAAATCTTTTTATGCACCATAGAGAATTGGACCTATCTTTGTCAATTCATTTTTGGATGCTTTTTATTAGTGAACTGGAACAGTACATAAAACAATAAAGTAACTTATCAACTAGAAATTTACTATTTAGTATATATTTACGGAAGCAGGAAGATATAAGAATGAGAATGTTTAGGATTGACTacaacatttatttattatttgcaaGATGTTTTATCAACTTTAGATCATTTTGGCGTCTATATCCTATAGCTGTATATGAGTAAAATAATGATGGAACTAGTGACATATCTTTTGTGCGTATGTTTGAATTCCATATGTTATTTTCCCCAGTACACATCCCAATCTAATAGTATATAAATATAGAAAGTGATAGTCCTTTACTAAAATAATACGAATGCACCTAAGACACCATTATTGTAACATGATCAAATgttcaattaattttattttatttttataagtaGCGTGTTCTATTAAttgtatattaataaaaatatctaaacccTCCACACCTGATTAATGTATTTTTGGTGATTGTAGAATTACAACCGTACCCTTCTTCGAACAAATTCATTTTCCATGgtatttcaaattttcaacaagaaaaactgaaaaagtctTATGGGAATGTCACAGTCTTGCTGATGCGGAATAATACCGCTGAATTATTTATCTTTAAATATTCAATATAGCTAAGATGTCAACGTACAATAATTCtcgtaattaaattaaataatgcaACTTGATGATCACTTATGACACCTGCATAAACTTGTTCTGTATATATATCGATCTTGGTGCTTCAATGTTGATCAGCCCAATTAAAGACACTAACCAGCGTCCATGGCTATCATCAAT is a window from the Arachis hypogaea cultivar Tifrunner chromosome 17, arahy.Tifrunner.gnm2.J5K5, whole genome shotgun sequence genome containing:
- the LOC112766075 gene encoding protein MRG2, producing the protein MDSATPTHTHSSKSQPPFAVAEKVLAKHKGRFYEAKVRQVEFKEGQWRCFVHYLGWKKSWDEWLATDCLMKDTEENMQIKLAIDEKFGHDKSTKIHRASFNKPKTPNNESRGRKRKSETPIKEKPEVPPDKLVSIQIPPTLRKQLVDDCEFITHLGKLVKLPRTPNVNDIMKNYFDYRLKKCGSISDSVEEILKGLCCYFDKALPVKLLYKNERQQYQEACPDNTTPSTVYGAEHLLRLFVKLPELLSHASIEEESMTELQAQLVDILRFLQRNQSTYFLSTYHVPDDIENSTNKQGD